A window of the Pseudoliparis swirei isolate HS2019 ecotype Mariana Trench chromosome 13, NWPU_hadal_v1, whole genome shotgun sequence genome harbors these coding sequences:
- the dusp13a gene encoding dual specificity protein phosphatase 13 produces MQKCDNYSTALGVKYAEMSPEEEPEHQTPPTCGLLGLLLKNRRPTGAVNEVWPNLYIGDAATAQHKSLLVDLGITHVVNAADGPLHIDTGPLFYKDTSIRYHGVEAADCKEFDLSPFFTETADFIHDALKLKGKVLVHCARGISRSATLALAFLMIREGLSLVEAVEAVRRHRNILPNVGFLNQLCHLDSSLALQRKTTQHEVKR; encoded by the exons ATGCAAAAGTGTGATAATTATTCAACGGCGCTGGGGGTGAAATATGCAGAAATGAGCccggaggaggagccagagcatCAGACACCGCCCACCTGCGGTCTGCTCGGCCTTCTGCTGAAGAACAGACGCCCCACGGGAGCCGTCAACGAGGTTTGGCCCAACCTCTACATCGGAGATGC GGCGACGGCTCAGCATAAATCCCTGCTAGTGGATCTGGGAATCACGCATGTGGTGAATGCTGCAGATGGCCCCCTGCACATTGACACCGGGCCACTTTTCTACAAAGACACCAGCATACGGTATCATGGGGTAGAAGCAGCCGACTGCAAAGAGTTTGACTTGAGCCCATTCTTCACTGAGACGGCGGATTTCATCCATGATGCTCTGAAGCTGAAAG GCAAGGTGCTCGTCCACTGTGCTCGAGGAATCAGCCGCTCGGCGACTCTGGCTCTGGCCTTCCTCATGATCCGAGAAGGACTTTCCCTCGTTGAGGCCGTGGAGGCCGTTCGCAGGCACAGAAACATTCTTCCGAACGTTGGATTTCTGAATCAACTGTGTCACTTGGACTCTTCTTTGGCCCTGCAGAGGAAAACCACACAACATGAAGTGAAGAGATAA